A single genomic interval of Alteromonas sp. CI.11.F.A3 harbors:
- a CDS encoding sigma 54-interacting transcriptional regulator has translation MSESSKNKPHLLLVDDDKSLLRLLTIRLEGEGYQVTAVEDGNAALRKLQNDAFDVVLSDLRMPGLDGLSLFEEIMGIRKDIPVILMTAHGTISDAVAATQRGVFGFLPKPVDHDELRTLLQKALSQSQAAQPGEWAKSIVTRSQDMLNVLDQAYRIAQREVSVLISGASGTGKELLANAMHQASDRRDKPFVAINCGALPENLLESELFGHAKGAFTGAVAAHPGLFREADGGTLFLDEIGDMPMTLQVKLLRALQERQIRPVGSSKHVDIDVRIISATHKDLLKEMEEGTFREDLYYRLNVVNLKLPSLKVRSEDIPLLARSLLQQSAQRHGVNVSQFSDDAMQLLVKSSWPGNVRQLVNVVEQCVALTQTPVVPLHLVEQALSATKQSWPTLTEARDAFEQQYLNKLLKMTDGNVTRAAELAGRNRTDMHKLMKKHDLDASDFR, from the coding sequence ATGAGTGAAAGTAGCAAGAACAAACCCCATTTATTGTTGGTTGATGATGATAAAAGTTTACTTCGCCTCTTAACTATCCGCTTAGAAGGCGAGGGTTATCAAGTTACTGCGGTTGAAGATGGTAATGCGGCGTTAAGAAAGCTTCAAAATGATGCTTTTGACGTGGTACTCAGTGATTTGCGTATGCCTGGCCTTGATGGGTTAAGTTTATTTGAAGAAATCATGGGCATTCGAAAAGATATTCCCGTAATTTTGATGACCGCCCACGGCACAATTTCGGACGCGGTTGCAGCCACTCAGCGTGGTGTCTTTGGTTTTCTACCCAAGCCAGTCGACCATGATGAGCTGCGTACTTTATTACAAAAAGCATTAAGTCAGTCACAAGCGGCTCAGCCCGGTGAATGGGCGAAAAGTATTGTTACCCGTTCTCAAGATATGCTCAATGTACTCGATCAAGCGTACAGAATTGCGCAACGAGAAGTCAGTGTACTTATTAGCGGAGCCAGTGGTACAGGTAAAGAGTTATTAGCTAATGCAATGCATCAGGCCAGTGACAGACGTGACAAACCGTTTGTTGCCATTAACTGTGGCGCACTGCCAGAAAACTTACTTGAATCAGAATTATTCGGACATGCGAAAGGTGCCTTTACTGGTGCGGTAGCCGCTCACCCTGGTCTATTTCGTGAAGCCGATGGCGGGACATTATTTTTAGATGAAATTGGCGATATGCCAATGACATTACAAGTGAAACTACTGCGTGCGTTACAAGAGCGTCAAATTAGACCTGTAGGCAGCAGTAAGCATGTTGATATTGATGTTCGTATCATCTCGGCTACTCACAAAGACTTGCTCAAAGAAATGGAAGAGGGCACTTTCAGGGAAGACTTATACTACCGCCTAAATGTGGTGAACTTAAAGCTTCCATCGTTGAAAGTGCGAAGTGAAGATATTCCTTTGCTGGCGCGTTCACTATTGCAGCAAAGTGCCCAGCGTCATGGTGTTAACGTGAGTCAGTTTTCAGATGATGCAATGCAGTTGTTAGTGAAATCATCCTGGCCAGGAAACGTGCGTCAATTGGTAAACGTGGTTGAGCAATGTGTTGCTTTAACACAAACACCAGTAGTGCCACTGCATCTTGTAGAGCAAGCGCTGTCAGCCACTAAGCAAAGTTGGCCAACGTTAACCGAAGCCAGAGATGCTTTTGAGCAACAGTATTTGAACAAGCTTTTGAAAATGACTGATGGCAACGTAACCCGCGCGGCGGAACTTGCCGGACGTAACCGTACCGATATGCATAAGTTGATGAAGAAGCATGATCTAGATGCCAGTGATTTTAGATAA
- a CDS encoding sensor histidine kinase has protein sequence MVQLGSLRQLTLGSFVLALIPLIALLWQSQSDLAKVGQMTTLETRYVVDVVGDMQRLDGAVVDLERSIRQYAVIRTEKVATLSDNALDQFAVAADNLCQALSVQGTCERLSEQLGDLSDYRLIEDQLLLNAYLANVARSVSQLRDDVELAISERVKVQQDDLNAMQAKQAWSTAMLVSVSLLLILLGSQLIVNPVNKLKQIIRIVAHQQGDLPPLSRQAPRELIDVEKDLHWLYDRLGQLEHIRTALLRHAAHELKTPLASIKEGCSLLSENVVGDLNDPQREVLSLLSASTQRLNTLIEKLLDYNLLLQQAQPDIVNTDAKKLVDACLGDYALALQEREVTVSVDSKHIWADEELFRRILDNLVSNAVAHGAVGRPINVHIYLDNNFAILDVANRGKRIAKESVATLFEPFTRGAEPRNDNVIGTGLGLSIVADCARLMHGDVQVVDVDYADVCFRVTIPQQEK, from the coding sequence CTGGTTCAGCTAGGCTCATTACGTCAACTGACGCTAGGTAGCTTCGTGCTGGCGTTAATCCCCTTGATTGCGTTGTTGTGGCAAAGCCAAAGCGACTTAGCCAAAGTAGGGCAAATGACCACGTTGGAAACCCGATACGTGGTTGATGTTGTGGGCGATATGCAGCGCCTGGATGGCGCTGTTGTTGACTTAGAGCGAAGTATTCGTCAATACGCGGTTATTCGAACCGAGAAAGTTGCCACCTTATCCGATAACGCACTCGATCAATTCGCGGTGGCCGCTGATAACCTTTGCCAAGCCTTATCTGTTCAGGGAACCTGCGAAAGGTTGTCAGAACAATTAGGCGACCTGTCTGATTACCGCTTAATTGAAGATCAACTTTTACTCAATGCGTACCTTGCTAACGTAGCACGAAGTGTTTCACAGCTTCGAGATGACGTGGAGCTTGCTATTTCCGAACGGGTCAAAGTGCAGCAAGATGACTTAAACGCGATGCAAGCAAAGCAAGCGTGGTCTACGGCGATGTTGGTAAGTGTCTCCTTGCTGCTTATCCTTTTAGGAAGCCAACTGATTGTTAATCCAGTTAATAAATTAAAGCAGATAATTCGTATAGTGGCGCATCAGCAAGGTGATCTTCCCCCTTTGTCTCGCCAAGCGCCGCGAGAATTAATAGATGTGGAGAAAGATCTGCATTGGCTGTACGATCGTCTTGGTCAATTAGAGCATATACGCACTGCTTTATTGCGCCATGCTGCTCACGAGTTGAAAACCCCGTTAGCCAGTATTAAAGAAGGATGTAGTTTATTGTCGGAAAATGTTGTGGGCGATTTGAATGACCCTCAACGTGAAGTATTGTCGCTACTTAGCGCAAGTACGCAAAGACTGAACACACTAATCGAAAAACTACTCGATTATAACTTGTTGTTACAGCAAGCTCAGCCCGACATCGTTAATACTGATGCGAAGAAGTTGGTTGATGCATGTTTGGGGGATTACGCCCTAGCGTTACAAGAACGTGAAGTGACGGTATCGGTTGATAGTAAGCATATTTGGGCTGACGAAGAGTTATTCAGGCGGATACTCGACAATTTGGTGTCTAACGCAGTAGCACATGGTGCTGTAGGGCGACCCATTAATGTACATATATATTTAGATAATAACTTTGCTATATTGGACGTTGCAAATCGAGGCAAGCGGATTGCCAAAGAGTCGGTTGCAACACTGTTTGAACCTTTCACCCGTGGCGCAGAGCCGAGAAATGATAATGTTATAGGCACAGGATTAGGCTTATCGATTGTTGCGGATTGCGCGCGACTGATGCATGGCGACGTACAAGTTGTCGATGTCGATTACGCTGATGTGTGCTTTAGGGTGACGATTCCTCAACAGGAAAAATAA
- a CDS encoding calcium-binding protein, protein MMKRLEKVFLILLTIAAIQAISVVEAHASPAKTLMQQLDTNKDGLISLKEAVRHTELLRNFGLIDDNEDGKLTEAELAKSKLTPGNAKSAVSE, encoded by the coding sequence ATGATGAAACGACTAGAGAAGGTTTTTCTGATTTTACTTACCATCGCGGCGATACAAGCTATTTCGGTAGTTGAAGCGCACGCGTCACCTGCAAAAACGTTAATGCAGCAGTTAGACACGAATAAAGACGGTTTGATTTCGCTGAAAGAAGCGGTTCGTCACACCGAACTATTGCGTAATTTTGGGTTAATTGACGACAATGAAGATGGCAAATTAACTGAAGCCGAATTAGCAAAAAGTAAACTGACACCAGGAAATGCAAAATCTGCGGTCAGTGAATAG
- a CDS encoding EAL domain-containing protein, protein MFKSIKAPISIVVTLSMSVMAAAVLWFAVLEHKALYLNLAHSHAVSLANGVVKNVAPAMLLNAQKAYSLSNVLILLKEHEHVISARIYDSNFTLLLEEEGPSANRLNEPFLNTLDPFALTEGVSIENDVIMARRVIGSSQKPDGFLILFVDAKAPLSGSVKGLLLNVVPIIFVLWVISIIGTLFFIRRVFRPLSELSFFTKQVTDTKDYALRQNLTSRDEIGELGENINLLLEMIEVELLINHEQNQTLVDQQETMIRLANYDSLTGLPNRQFVLDNLRLELARARRNDDDLALLFFDLDGFKGINDSLGHETGDLILIEVADRVSTLLREGDLVARLGGDEFLVLPDRETRDTSLENMAGRLIDAFTSPFELRGLSLSVGVSVGVARAIDADYDLSELMSNADLAMYRSKAKGRGSFTIFTPDMVESHKRKFHLANAIEQGLKNDEFMVYYQVKVDHEGKVIGLEGLLRWQHPEYGLVMPNEFIPIAEQGGKISAITRWVIEKVCIDLPKLREWLPHRFRVSVNLSGHDLRDSNLFDNIYEIFTRHNVNPEYVEFEVTESAYLENFASSNKFFKRMSNMGCAIALDDFGTGYSSLSYLTQISIDTLKIDKQFVHELETSERSRLVTGAIIDLAKRLSLSVCAEGIENETQWHYLIEHGCDYIQGFMFSKPIPMDDLILSPKQFIIGNVNNSEGR, encoded by the coding sequence GTGTTTAAGTCTATAAAGGCCCCAATTAGTATTGTCGTTACCTTGTCTATGTCTGTAATGGCTGCCGCGGTGTTGTGGTTTGCAGTATTAGAACATAAAGCGCTATATCTCAATTTAGCACATTCTCATGCGGTTTCTCTTGCCAATGGCGTAGTAAAAAATGTAGCGCCAGCTATGTTGTTAAATGCCCAAAAAGCCTACTCTCTTTCAAATGTCTTAATCCTGTTAAAGGAGCATGAACATGTTATTTCAGCAAGAATCTACGACAGTAATTTTACCCTTTTATTAGAAGAAGAAGGCCCATCTGCTAATAGACTGAATGAGCCTTTTCTAAATACCCTTGACCCATTTGCTTTAACTGAAGGGGTATCCATAGAAAATGACGTCATTATGGCACGACGAGTAATAGGCTCTTCGCAAAAGCCAGATGGTTTCTTGATACTCTTCGTGGATGCAAAGGCACCACTTTCGGGAAGTGTTAAAGGCTTACTACTGAATGTAGTACCTATTATCTTTGTGCTGTGGGTAATAAGCATTATTGGCACATTGTTTTTCATTCGTCGTGTATTTCGCCCTTTAAGTGAGTTAAGTTTTTTCACCAAACAGGTCACAGACACCAAAGATTACGCCTTGCGACAAAACCTTACTTCAAGAGATGAAATAGGGGAGTTGGGAGAAAACATCAACCTTTTGTTAGAAATGATAGAGGTTGAACTACTTATCAATCATGAACAAAATCAAACCTTGGTCGATCAACAAGAAACCATGATTCGATTGGCTAACTATGACAGCCTAACCGGGTTACCTAATAGGCAATTTGTGCTTGATAACTTGCGGTTAGAGCTAGCCCGAGCGCGAAGGAATGATGATGATCTTGCTCTTTTGTTTTTCGATTTAGATGGGTTTAAAGGCATAAATGATTCACTAGGCCATGAGACCGGTGACCTGATATTGATAGAAGTGGCAGATAGGGTGAGCACTCTGTTACGAGAAGGGGACTTGGTAGCCCGATTAGGAGGCGATGAATTTTTAGTATTACCCGATCGGGAAACGCGAGATACCAGCCTTGAAAATATGGCCGGTCGATTAATTGATGCCTTTACTAGTCCTTTTGAATTGCGTGGGCTGTCACTGTCTGTTGGCGTTAGTGTGGGCGTAGCGCGTGCCATAGACGCCGACTATGATTTAAGCGAATTAATGAGCAATGCAGATCTTGCGATGTATCGCTCTAAAGCCAAGGGGCGTGGAAGCTTTACCATATTTACACCTGATATGGTGGAATCGCACAAGCGTAAATTCCATTTAGCGAATGCCATAGAGCAAGGGTTAAAGAACGATGAGTTTATGGTGTATTACCAAGTTAAAGTCGATCACGAAGGGAAGGTTATCGGCTTAGAGGGACTGCTTAGGTGGCAACACCCGGAATATGGTTTGGTTATGCCTAATGAGTTTATTCCTATAGCGGAACAAGGCGGTAAAATATCTGCCATTACACGTTGGGTAATTGAAAAAGTCTGTATTGATCTACCCAAATTAAGGGAGTGGCTTCCCCATCGTTTTCGTGTGTCAGTGAATTTATCAGGCCACGACCTTCGTGATAGTAACCTGTTTGACAATATCTATGAGATTTTCACACGCCACAATGTAAATCCTGAATACGTAGAATTCGAGGTAACCGAGTCTGCTTACTTAGAGAATTTTGCGTCATCAAATAAATTCTTTAAACGCATGAGCAACATGGGATGCGCCATTGCCCTAGATGATTTTGGTACGGGTTACTCTTCACTAAGCTATTTAACCCAGATAAGCATCGATACCTTAAAAATTGATAAGCAGTTTGTACATGAGCTTGAAACGTCGGAAAGGAGCCGCTTAGTAACCGGCGCTATTATCGATTTGGCCAAACGCCTTTCACTTAGCGTATGTGCCGAAGGTATCGAAAATGAAACCCAATGGCATTATTTGATAGAACACGGTTGTGACTATATTCAAGGTTTTATGTTTAGCAAACCCATTCCTATGGATGACCTTATTCTGTCACCAAAACAGTTTATAATTGGCAATGTCAATAATAGTGAGGGTAGGTAG
- a CDS encoding TerB family tellurite resistance protein, translating to MLKSLLQLFETKESEAQQKHTVELATAALLSEIMRADANVTNSELNAYKTHLYKQFALSDDELKLLMEEGRTSAEEAVDLVQFTKIINQTCEAEQKRDILEGLWAIAFADNQLAPIEEHTIRRISDLLHVPHSHFIKAKLRVSPEN from the coding sequence ATGCTTAAATCTTTATTACAGCTTTTCGAAACGAAAGAATCAGAAGCGCAGCAGAAACATACTGTCGAACTTGCCACTGCTGCGTTGTTAAGTGAAATAATGAGGGCTGACGCTAATGTCACCAACAGTGAGCTCAATGCTTACAAAACGCACTTGTATAAACAATTTGCGCTTTCTGATGATGAACTAAAATTACTGATGGAAGAAGGCCGAACCTCAGCAGAAGAAGCTGTGGATTTAGTACAGTTTACCAAGATAATTAATCAAACCTGTGAAGCTGAACAAAAGCGGGACATTCTTGAGGGTTTATGGGCAATTGCATTTGCAGATAATCAACTTGCCCCTATTGAAGAGCATACCATTCGGCGTATATCAGACTTATTGCATGTGCCGCATTCCCATTTTATTAAAGCTAAACTGCGCGTTTCGCCAGAGAATTAA